From a region of the Streptomyces venezuelae genome:
- a CDS encoding GNAT family N-acetyltransferase — MSSRITPLTDPVHGPNSRRLAWLASDAGSLPVGTAFLRLFNSPGQEHLAELTLQVHPAERRRHVGSQLLDAALAAARADARRCVIAQAEAGSPGDRFLPVRGFRKVLTLRFCRLSLADTDTTALARIIGRPHAGYRLMSWHGTVPDGLAETYAASRHAMDDMPMDGTDYGTVTWDVDRVRAAAKAVGQRGDHLHTVVAVDASDGSIAGFTELVVPGDGRGEGQHYGTGVLPGHRGHGLGRWMKAESIRHAREHYPNLGGLLTDTADGNTHMRRINESLGYTPTHTTHQYQLDL, encoded by the coding sequence TTGTCGTCTCGCATCACCCCACTGACCGACCCCGTTCACGGCCCGAACAGCCGGCGTCTTGCATGGCTGGCGTCCGACGCCGGTTCCCTCCCCGTCGGAACCGCCTTCCTGCGCCTGTTCAACAGTCCCGGACAGGAGCACCTGGCCGAACTGACCCTCCAGGTCCACCCGGCGGAGCGACGCCGGCACGTCGGCTCGCAGCTCCTCGACGCCGCCCTGGCCGCCGCCCGAGCCGATGCCCGACGCTGCGTCATCGCGCAGGCCGAGGCCGGATCGCCAGGTGACCGGTTCCTGCCGGTACGCGGTTTCAGGAAGGTCCTCACGCTGAGGTTCTGCCGCTTGTCGCTGGCCGACACGGACACCACCGCCCTCGCCCGCATCATCGGTCGTCCGCATGCCGGCTACCGGCTGATGTCATGGCACGGAACCGTGCCCGACGGCCTCGCCGAGACGTACGCCGCCTCGCGTCACGCCATGGACGACATGCCCATGGACGGCACCGACTACGGCACGGTGACCTGGGACGTGGACCGTGTCCGCGCCGCGGCGAAGGCCGTCGGACAGCGCGGCGACCACCTGCACACCGTCGTTGCCGTCGACGCCTCGGACGGCTCGATCGCCGGGTTCACCGAGCTGGTCGTCCCAGGCGACGGCAGGGGTGAGGGCCAGCACTACGGCACCGGCGTGCTGCCCGGACACCGCGGTCACGGCCTCGGCCGATGGATGAAGGCCGAGTCGATCCGACACGCCCGTGAGCACTACCCGAACCTCGGCGGGCTCCTGACCGACACCGCCGACGGCAACACGCACATGAGACGGATCAACGAGAGTCTCGGATACACGCCGACGCACACGACACACCAGTACCAACTCGACCTCTAG
- a CDS encoding DUF1697 domain-containing protein, giving the protein MTNRAMTKKAMAQQATTGKYAALLRGINVGGNKKVPMAELRSLLEGLGHGDVQTYLQSGNAVFSSTRQDPAALARELEAAIEAHFGFRVACLVLGGAYLRAVAEACPFPAAELAGKQLHVTFCSEQPGPERFAAIDGAAYLPEEYRIGERVLYLYVPEGLGRSKLAEALARPAVVKGIDVTTRNWNTVVKLVELTSG; this is encoded by the coding sequence ATGACGAACAGGGCGATGACGAAGAAGGCGATGGCGCAGCAGGCGACGACCGGGAAGTACGCGGCCCTGCTGCGCGGGATCAATGTCGGCGGGAACAAGAAGGTCCCGATGGCGGAGCTGCGGTCGCTGCTGGAAGGGCTCGGCCACGGCGACGTGCAGACGTATCTGCAGAGCGGCAACGCCGTCTTCAGCAGTACGCGGCAGGACCCGGCGGCCCTCGCCCGTGAGCTGGAGGCGGCCATCGAGGCCCACTTCGGCTTCCGCGTGGCGTGCCTGGTGCTGGGCGGCGCGTACCTGCGCGCAGTCGCCGAGGCCTGCCCGTTCCCGGCCGCGGAGCTGGCGGGCAAGCAGCTGCACGTCACCTTCTGCTCCGAACAGCCCGGCCCGGAGCGGTTCGCCGCGATCGACGGGGCGGCGTACCTCCCCGAGGAGTACCGGATCGGCGAGCGCGTCCTCTACCTCTACGTCCCCGAGGGCCTGGGCCGCTCCAAGCTCGCGGAGGCCCTGGCCAGGCCCGCCGTCGTCAAGGGCATCGACGTGACCACCCGCAACTGGAACACCGTCGTCAAGCTCGTGGAGCTGACCTCGGGCTGA
- a CDS encoding DsbA family protein, translated as MTAAVAWGALAVVTTGCGQGSYGTSSTGAAGPATYAGITDLPEALAADGTTITVGDPRAKTVVRLYEDPRCPVVADFESTGARAIRAQTFKRQVRTEYTFASFKDERLGGDGSKRAVNALRAALDGQKFAEYHAVLIDNQTAVEESGGFTTERLLALAEQVPGLRGEAFDTAVSTMRYQGFVTASQAAYEHTGDDPVGPGTPSFAIDSKLVSEELRGLFFEEQLAGDLLTMVRMDPVGWKNHRS; from the coding sequence ATGACCGCCGCGGTCGCGTGGGGAGCGCTGGCGGTGGTCACGACCGGATGCGGGCAAGGGTCGTACGGGACCTCGTCGACCGGGGCCGCCGGGCCCGCGACGTACGCGGGGATCACGGATCTGCCGGAGGCCCTGGCGGCCGACGGCACGACGATCACGGTGGGGGACCCGCGCGCGAAGACGGTCGTCCGGCTCTACGAGGACCCCCGGTGCCCGGTCGTGGCCGACTTCGAGTCGACCGGCGCCAGGGCGATCCGTGCGCAGACCTTCAAACGCCAGGTGCGGACGGAGTACACCTTCGCCTCCTTCAAGGACGAGCGGCTCGGTGGTGACGGCTCCAAGCGTGCCGTCAACGCCCTGCGCGCCGCGCTGGACGGGCAGAAGTTCGCCGAGTACCACGCCGTGCTGATCGACAACCAGACGGCGGTCGAGGAGTCGGGCGGCTTCACCACGGAGCGTCTGCTCGCACTCGCCGAGCAGGTGCCCGGTCTGCGCGGCGAGGCCTTCGACACCGCGGTGTCCACGATGCGGTACCAGGGCTTCGTCACCGCGTCGCAGGCGGCGTACGAGCACACGGGTGACGATCCGGTCGGACCGGGTACCCCCTCCTTCGCGATCGACTCCAAGCTGGTCTCCGAGGAACTCCGGGGACTCTTCTTCGAGGAGCAACTCGCCGGGGACCTCCTGACCATGGTCCGGATGGATCCCGTCGGCTGGAAGAACCACCGCTCGTAG
- a CDS encoding ketopantoate reductase family protein — protein sequence MRYIIIGAGAVGATIGGRLAEAGGEVVLVARGAHAQALRADGLRLTTADGTRVHRLPVVTGPDELGELRPDDVLLLSVKTQDAVAALEVWGDAEVAGGGTAAQRLPVLCAQNGVESERLALRRFARVYGVCVWLPATFLEPGVVSALCAPLTGVLHVGRAAGGTDAVSRAIAADLGKAGFGAPPTEDVMRWKYAKLLGNLGNAIQATTGPEPDPAKAALLLRAVREGKAAFVAAGIPYASDAEQALAREDKVNQPAGVRGGSSWQSLARGTGSVEADYLNGEISLLGRLHGVPTPVNDVLRQAANIFAREGLPPGAMSIEDLTALADEATARA from the coding sequence ATGCGTTACATCATCATCGGCGCCGGCGCGGTCGGCGCCACCATCGGCGGACGGCTCGCGGAGGCGGGCGGCGAGGTCGTACTCGTCGCCCGCGGCGCCCACGCGCAGGCCCTGCGGGCCGACGGACTGCGGCTCACGACGGCCGACGGGACCCGGGTGCACCGGCTGCCCGTCGTCACAGGACCGGACGAGTTGGGTGAACTGCGCCCCGACGACGTCCTGTTGCTGTCCGTGAAGACCCAGGACGCCGTCGCCGCGCTCGAAGTCTGGGGAGACGCGGAGGTCGCGGGCGGCGGAACGGCCGCGCAGCGGCTGCCCGTGCTGTGCGCGCAGAACGGCGTGGAGAGCGAGCGGCTGGCGCTACGGCGCTTCGCGCGCGTGTACGGGGTGTGCGTATGGCTGCCCGCCACCTTCCTGGAGCCGGGCGTGGTCTCGGCGCTGTGCGCGCCGCTGACCGGCGTCCTGCACGTGGGCCGGGCGGCGGGCGGCACGGACGCCGTGTCCCGGGCCATCGCGGCGGACCTCGGCAAGGCGGGCTTCGGGGCGCCGCCGACCGAGGACGTGATGCGGTGGAAGTACGCGAAGCTGCTGGGGAACCTGGGCAACGCGATCCAGGCGACGACCGGACCGGAGCCGGACCCGGCGAAGGCGGCGCTGCTCCTGCGGGCCGTCCGCGAGGGCAAGGCCGCCTTCGTCGCGGCGGGCATCCCCTACGCCTCGGACGCCGAGCAGGCGCTGGCGCGCGAGGACAAGGTGAACCAGCCGGCAGGCGTGCGCGGCGGCTCGTCCTGGCAGAGCCTCGCGCGGGGCACGGGCTCGGTGGAGGCGGACTACCTCAACGGGGAGATCTCCCTGCTGGGCCGACTGCACGGGGTGCCGACCCCGGTCAACGACGTCCTGCGGCAGGCGGCGAACATCTTCGCCCGGGAAGGCCTGCCGCCCGGCGCGATGTCCATCGAGGACCTGACGGCCCTCGCCGACGAGGCAACAGCCCGCGCCTGA
- a CDS encoding FAD binding domain-containing protein has translation MDLNTITEVVRRPPAGRPGADWREGDAWLAGGTWLFSAEQPDLRRLLDLTSLRWAPLVPSDKGLEIGATCTVRDLYAFTPPADWTAGPLIATGCEAFLSSFKVWNAATVGGNICMSLPAGPMITMTVALEARYELWAPDGTTRTVDALDFVTGDHRNILTPGELLRRVEIPARALRKHATHRRFTLTRLGRSTVFLIGTRTPGRSDLLLTVTAGTTRPVRMVFDTMPDARTLQQSIDVIPADVWFDDPNGTPGYRRHLTRHYAEEIRRELSAGGTS, from the coding sequence GTGGACCTCAACACGATCACCGAAGTCGTCCGGCGCCCGCCGGCGGGCCGGCCGGGCGCGGACTGGCGCGAGGGCGACGCGTGGCTCGCGGGCGGGACCTGGCTGTTCTCCGCCGAGCAGCCGGACCTGCGCCGCCTCCTCGACCTCACCTCCCTGCGCTGGGCCCCCCTCGTGCCGAGCGACAAGGGCCTGGAGATCGGCGCGACCTGCACCGTCCGCGACCTGTACGCCTTCACGCCCCCGGCCGACTGGACCGCGGGCCCGCTCATCGCGACGGGCTGCGAGGCGTTCCTGTCCTCGTTCAAGGTCTGGAACGCGGCGACCGTCGGCGGCAACATCTGCATGTCGCTGCCGGCCGGCCCCATGATCACGATGACGGTCGCGCTGGAGGCCCGGTACGAGCTGTGGGCACCCGACGGGACCACGCGCACCGTCGACGCCCTCGACTTCGTGACCGGCGACCACCGGAACATCCTCACGCCAGGGGAACTCCTGCGGCGGGTCGAGATCCCGGCGCGCGCCCTGCGCAAACACGCCACACACCGCCGGTTCACGCTCACCCGCCTCGGCCGCTCGACGGTGTTCCTCATCGGCACGCGTACCCCCGGGCGCAGCGACCTCCTGCTCACCGTCACCGCCGGCACCACCCGGCCCGTGCGCATGGTGTTCGACACCATGCCCGACGCCCGGACCCTCCAGCAGAGCATCGACGTCATCCCGGCCGACGTCTGGTTCGACGATCCCAACGGAACCCCCGGATACCGCCGCCATCTCACGCGGCACTACGCCGAGGAGATCCGCCGTGAACTCTCCGCAGGGGGCACGTCATGA
- a CDS encoding molybdopterin-dependent oxidoreductase, producing the protein MTYRVNGRTFHEEPAPGQCLRTFLRSLGHHGVKKGCDAGDCGACTVWLDGSPVHSCITPAFRADGREVTTIEGLGSPGGLHPMQRQFRDAPGFQCGFCTAGMIMTSATFTEAQKADLPRALKGNLCRCTGYRGIEDAVRGVVGVERAAPGRAVGVSVGAPAADDVVTGRAEFTMDTRMDGMLHIKVLHSPHAHARILSVDKSAALAVPGVRRVYTWEDVPRRAFTTAIHTDHLVDPDDTYILDHTVRFAGQRVVAVLADTPGAAEEGCRKVVVEYEVLPAVFDPEEAMADGAPQIHGADDPFVRDPVRNILLEIHSHVGDVDAGFAEADVIHEATYSSPRVQHAHLETHGSIAWMEDGRLNVRTSSQSPSIAKVKLAHLFALRPDQLRVFCKRVGGGFGGKQEVISEDLAALGALDTGQPVCFEYTREEEFTTASPRHPMTLTVKLGAKADGTLTAFQVRNVSNTGAYGNHGGETLFAGGAAVMIYRCPNKKYDAYSVYTNTVPSGALRGYGMTQPAFAVESAMHELALALHMDPFELRRRNIVRPGDPLVAMHDGPDDVLFTEDGLAHCIDLVERALARTAGQDPHLGPDWLVGAGAAASLHETAPPTEHISEAWVTLGDDLVYEVAVGTVEFGEGTSTAHVQIAAQQLGTTTSRIRLVQSDTDRTGFDTGAFASAGLFVAGNAVLRAAGAVRDRIVEFAAARTGIHPVMCSMDDDGVICGDQRVSLAELVATARSRGIRFTAARKAYGSPRSAVSNAHGFRIAVHRITGEIRVLHSVQAVDAGVVINPAQVRGQVEGAVAQGIGFVLTEVFRLDAHGVMVNPNLRNYRIPTYADVPRTEVLLVDSADSVGPMRSKGMAECSINPVAPALANALQAATGIRYRTLPLTPDRIYSRLGEKQPLSKA; encoded by the coding sequence ATGACGTACCGGGTGAACGGTCGCACCTTCCACGAGGAACCGGCCCCCGGCCAGTGCCTGCGCACCTTCCTCCGCTCGCTCGGCCACCACGGCGTCAAGAAGGGCTGCGACGCGGGAGACTGCGGAGCGTGCACGGTGTGGCTGGACGGCAGCCCCGTGCACAGCTGCATCACCCCCGCCTTCCGCGCGGACGGCCGTGAGGTGACGACCATCGAGGGGCTGGGCTCACCCGGCGGTCTGCACCCGATGCAGCGGCAGTTCCGCGACGCCCCGGGGTTCCAGTGCGGCTTCTGCACCGCAGGAATGATCATGACTTCGGCCACCTTCACCGAGGCCCAGAAGGCAGACCTGCCCCGTGCGCTGAAGGGCAACCTCTGCCGCTGCACGGGCTACCGGGGGATCGAGGACGCCGTGCGGGGCGTCGTCGGCGTGGAGAGGGCCGCGCCGGGGAGAGCGGTCGGAGTGAGCGTCGGAGCACCCGCGGCCGACGACGTGGTGACCGGTCGCGCCGAGTTCACCATGGACACCCGCATGGACGGCATGCTGCACATCAAGGTGCTGCACTCGCCGCACGCCCACGCCCGGATCCTCTCGGTCGACAAGAGCGCCGCCCTCGCCGTTCCCGGGGTGCGACGGGTCTACACCTGGGAGGACGTCCCGCGCAGGGCCTTCACCACCGCGATCCACACCGACCACCTCGTCGACCCCGACGACACCTACATCCTCGACCACACCGTGCGCTTTGCCGGCCAGCGCGTCGTCGCCGTCCTGGCCGACACGCCCGGGGCCGCGGAGGAGGGCTGCCGGAAGGTCGTCGTCGAGTACGAGGTGCTGCCCGCGGTGTTCGACCCCGAAGAGGCCATGGCCGACGGGGCCCCGCAGATCCACGGCGCGGACGACCCCTTCGTCCGCGACCCCGTCCGCAACATCCTCCTCGAAATCCACTCGCACGTCGGCGACGTCGACGCCGGGTTCGCCGAGGCCGACGTGATCCACGAGGCGACGTACTCCTCCCCGCGCGTGCAGCACGCGCATCTGGAGACCCACGGCTCGATCGCCTGGATGGAGGACGGACGCCTCAACGTCCGCACCAGCTCGCAGTCGCCCTCCATCGCCAAGGTCAAGCTCGCCCACCTGTTCGCGCTGCGCCCCGACCAGCTCCGGGTGTTCTGCAAGCGCGTGGGCGGCGGCTTCGGCGGCAAACAGGAGGTCATCTCGGAGGACCTGGCCGCCCTGGGCGCGCTGGACACCGGGCAGCCCGTGTGCTTCGAGTACACCCGCGAGGAGGAGTTCACCACGGCCTCGCCACGGCATCCGATGACGCTCACCGTCAAACTCGGCGCGAAGGCGGACGGCACGCTCACGGCGTTCCAGGTCCGCAACGTGTCCAACACGGGCGCCTACGGCAACCACGGCGGCGAGACCCTGTTCGCGGGCGGCGCGGCCGTCATGATCTACCGCTGCCCCAACAAGAAGTACGACGCCTACTCCGTCTACACCAACACCGTTCCGAGCGGTGCGCTGCGCGGGTACGGGATGACGCAGCCGGCCTTCGCCGTGGAATCGGCCATGCACGAATTGGCCCTCGCCCTGCACATGGATCCGTTCGAACTGCGCCGCCGCAACATCGTGCGGCCGGGAGACCCGCTCGTCGCCATGCACGACGGTCCCGACGACGTGTTGTTCACCGAGGACGGCCTCGCGCACTGCATCGACCTGGTGGAACGTGCCCTGGCCCGGACGGCCGGCCAGGACCCGCACCTCGGCCCGGACTGGCTCGTCGGCGCGGGCGCCGCCGCCTCCCTGCACGAGACCGCGCCCCCGACCGAACACATCTCGGAGGCCTGGGTGACGCTCGGCGACGACCTCGTCTACGAGGTGGCCGTCGGCACGGTCGAGTTCGGCGAGGGCACCTCGACCGCCCACGTCCAGATCGCGGCGCAGCAGTTGGGCACCACCACGTCGAGGATCCGCCTGGTGCAGTCCGACACCGACCGCACCGGATTCGACACCGGGGCCTTCGCGAGCGCGGGTCTCTTCGTGGCGGGCAACGCGGTCCTGCGGGCGGCGGGAGCCGTGCGCGACCGCATCGTCGAATTCGCCGCCGCCCGGACGGGCATCCACCCCGTGATGTGCTCGATGGACGACGACGGCGTCATCTGCGGCGACCAGCGCGTGTCACTGGCCGAACTCGTCGCGACGGCGCGGTCCCGCGGCATCCGGTTCACCGCCGCCCGCAAGGCCTACGGATCGCCCCGCAGCGCCGTCTCCAACGCGCACGGGTTCCGGATAGCGGTCCACCGGATCACCGGTGAGATCCGTGTCCTGCACAGCGTCCAGGCGGTCGACGCGGGCGTCGTCATCAACCCCGCCCAGGTGCGGGGACAGGTGGAGGGTGCCGTCGCCCAGGGCATCGGCTTCGTCCTGACCGAGGTCTTCCGGCTCGACGCGCACGGCGTCATGGTCAACCCGAACCTCCGCAACTACCGCATTCCCACCTACGCCGACGTGCCGCGCACCGAGGTCCTCCTGGTGGACTCCGCGGACTCGGTCGGGCCGATGCGCTCGAAGGGGATGGCCGAATGCAGCATCAACCCGGTGGCCCCCGCCCTCGCCAACGCCCTCCAGGCCGCCACGGGGATCCGCTACCGGACGCTGCCGCTGACCCCGGACCGGATCTACAGCCGGCTCGGCGAGAAGCAGCCGCTCTCGAAGGCCTGA
- a CDS encoding antibiotic biosynthesis monooxygenase — protein sequence MNTENDHAADAEATAIIAQKVLPGREHDYEEWQQGVNAAASAYDGYLGVEVSPPTALQPEWVIVYRFDSVPHLQAWINSSTRQQLLEVGDRYLDGPGTQQVVSGHTPAHDASVTVVITHRVHPQHVEDFLAWQRRMTEEESRFEGFRGSEFFPPVDGLQEEWTTLYRFDNAQHLDAWLTSDRRRKVLAEGKDFEFDLRTVDNSFGSWFAFEENGREGPPPSVTKTAIAVWVGLYPTVVLLALATSPLKMPLWLGLLVGNLLSSFVMSFVTMPYYVNPLLKRWLRPTPDEPATRTNLIGIGIVVALLAFWVLVFYLVTTQIWSLP from the coding sequence ATGAACACCGAGAACGATCACGCAGCGGACGCCGAGGCCACGGCGATCATCGCGCAGAAGGTGCTGCCCGGCCGGGAGCACGACTACGAGGAGTGGCAGCAGGGCGTCAACGCCGCCGCCTCCGCCTACGACGGGTACCTCGGCGTCGAGGTCTCCCCGCCGACGGCCCTCCAGCCCGAGTGGGTCATCGTCTACCGCTTCGACTCCGTACCCCACCTGCAGGCGTGGATCAACAGCTCCACCCGGCAGCAGCTCCTGGAAGTCGGTGACCGCTACCTCGACGGACCCGGAACCCAGCAGGTGGTCAGCGGCCACACCCCGGCGCACGACGCCTCGGTGACCGTGGTCATCACCCACCGCGTGCACCCGCAGCACGTCGAGGACTTCCTGGCGTGGCAACGCCGGATGACCGAAGAGGAGAGCCGGTTCGAAGGCTTTCGCGGAAGCGAGTTCTTCCCGCCCGTCGACGGCCTCCAGGAGGAGTGGACCACGCTGTACCGCTTCGACAACGCCCAGCACCTCGACGCCTGGCTGACGTCGGACCGCAGACGCAAGGTCCTCGCCGAGGGCAAGGACTTCGAGTTCGACCTCCGCACCGTCGACAACTCCTTCGGCAGCTGGTTCGCCTTCGAGGAGAACGGCCGGGAAGGCCCACCGCCCTCGGTCACCAAGACCGCGATCGCGGTCTGGGTCGGCCTCTACCCGACCGTCGTCCTGCTCGCGCTCGCCACGTCCCCGCTGAAGATGCCGCTGTGGCTCGGTCTGCTGGTCGGCAACCTGCTGTCGAGCTTCGTCATGAGCTTCGTGACCATGCCCTACTACGTGAACCCGCTGCTCAAACGGTGGTTGCGCCCGACGCCGGACGAACCGGCCACCAGGACCAACCTCATCGGCATCGGCATCGTCGTCGCCCTGCTCGCCTTCTGGGTGCTGGTCTTCTACCTGGTGACCACCCAGATCTGGAGCCTGCCCTGA
- a CDS encoding sirohydrochlorin chelatase yields the protein MSPALLVIAHGSRDPRHAATVHALTGRVRALRPGLRVETAFLDFNTPSVGQALSSLYLSGAREVVALPLLLTRAFHAKSDIPAALAESASRLPGLSVRVADVLGPSPLLLTALDRRLTEAGLTPADRATTAVVLASAGSTDPEAIAVIAETAREWRRTGWCAVRPAFASAALPRTEDAVRALRAEGFERVAVAPYVIAPGRLPDRIAAGAQAAGADLVAGVLGAAPELARLLLRRFDAAATAPARRPALTA from the coding sequence GTGTCCCCCGCACTCCTGGTCATCGCCCACGGCAGCCGCGATCCGCGGCACGCGGCGACCGTGCACGCCCTCACGGGACGCGTACGGGCGCTGCGTCCCGGGCTGCGCGTGGAGACGGCCTTCCTGGACTTCAACACCCCGTCGGTGGGGCAGGCCCTGTCCTCGCTCTACCTGTCCGGCGCACGGGAGGTGGTGGCGCTCCCGCTGCTGCTGACCCGCGCCTTCCACGCGAAGTCCGACATCCCGGCGGCGCTCGCCGAGTCGGCCTCGCGTCTGCCGGGGCTGTCGGTACGGGTGGCGGACGTCCTCGGACCGTCCCCGCTCCTGCTGACGGCCCTGGACCGCCGGCTCACCGAGGCCGGCCTCACCCCGGCGGACCGCGCCACCACCGCCGTGGTGCTCGCGTCCGCCGGCTCCACGGACCCGGAGGCGATCGCAGTGATCGCTGAAACCGCGCGGGAGTGGCGGCGCACCGGTTGGTGTGCCGTGCGGCCTGCGTTCGCCTCCGCTGCTCTGCCCCGTACGGAGGACGCCGTACGGGCCCTGCGCGCCGAGGGCTTCGAGCGGGTGGCGGTGGCCCCGTACGTCATCGCCCCCGGCCGCCTCCCGGACCGCATCGCGGCCGGCGCGCAGGCCGCGGGCGCGGACCTCGTCGCCGGCGTCCTGGGCGCGGCCCCGGAACTGGCCCGGCTGCTGCTGCGCCGCTTCGACGCGGCCGCGACGGCGCCCGCGCGGCGGCCGGCGCTGACCGCGTAG
- a CDS encoding ABC transporter permease gives MASTDITSKATGRSDDLAGLEAGLDALDAVQTHRTPVREILVKKVLPPVLAVSLVLVVWQVLVAAHVTEETKLPAPSAVWNSLSDMWLKGTLLEVIWTSVSRGLLGFLLALAIGTPLGLLVARVKFVRAAIGPILQGLQSLPSVAWVPPAVLWFGLNDAMMYTVILLGAVPSIANGLVSGIDQIPPLYLRAGRTLGATGLRGARHIVMPAALPGYLAGLKQGWAFSWRSLMAAEIIASSPDLGLGLGQLLENGRNNIDLPGVFLAIILILVVGIAIDLLIFSPVERWVLRSRGLLAKS, from the coding sequence ATGGCCAGCACTGACATCACTTCGAAGGCCACGGGCAGGAGCGACGACCTGGCCGGTCTGGAGGCGGGTCTCGACGCCCTGGACGCCGTGCAGACCCACCGCACCCCGGTCCGCGAGATCCTCGTCAAGAAGGTCCTCCCGCCGGTCCTGGCCGTGAGCCTGGTGCTCGTGGTCTGGCAGGTCCTCGTCGCGGCGCACGTCACCGAGGAGACCAAGCTGCCCGCGCCGTCCGCGGTGTGGAACAGCCTGTCCGACATGTGGCTCAAGGGCACGCTGCTGGAGGTCATCTGGACCAGCGTCTCCCGTGGTCTGCTCGGCTTCCTGCTGGCCCTGGCCATCGGTACGCCGCTCGGACTGCTGGTCGCCCGGGTGAAGTTCGTCCGCGCCGCGATCGGCCCGATCCTGCAGGGCCTGCAGTCGCTGCCGTCGGTGGCCTGGGTGCCGCCGGCCGTCCTGTGGTTCGGCCTGAACGACGCGATGATGTACACGGTGATCCTCCTGGGCGCCGTCCCGTCCATCGCCAACGGCCTCGTCTCCGGCATCGACCAGATCCCGCCGCTGTACCTGCGGGCCGGCCGCACCCTGGGGGCCACGGGCCTGCGCGGGGCCCGGCACATCGTCATGCCGGCCGCGCTGCCCGGCTACCTGGCCGGTCTCAAGCAGGGCTGGGCCTTCTCCTGGCGCTCGCTGATGGCCGCCGAGATCATCGCCTCCTCCCCCGACCTGGGCCTGGGCCTGGGCCAGCTGCTGGAGAACGGCCGCAACAACATCGACCTGCCGGGCGTGTTCCTCGCGATCATCCTGATCCTGGTGGTCGGCATCGCCATCGACCTGCTGATCTTCAGCCCGGTCGAGCGGTGGGTGCTGCGCAGCCGCGGCCTGCTGGCGAAGAGCTGA
- a CDS encoding ABC transporter ATP-binding protein, with product MATTLAKAAEGSALERTHAARIEHVSKSFSGPAGSQLVLDDVSLDVAPGEFVTILGASGCGKSTLLNLVAGLDKPSAGSIETPGGRPALMFQEHALFPWLTAGKNIELALRLRGVAKADRRPEAERLLELVRLGGAYGKRVHELSGGMRQRVALARALAQDSRLLLMDEPFAALDAITRDVLHGELTRIWAETGLSVLFVTHNVREAVRLAQRVVLLSSRPGRVAKEWTVDIPQPRRIEDADVAELSLEITEHLRGEIRRHGQH from the coding sequence ATGGCCACCACGCTTGCCAAGGCTGCCGAGGGCTCCGCCCTGGAGCGCACGCACGCCGCCCGCATCGAGCACGTCTCGAAGTCCTTCTCCGGCCCGGCCGGATCGCAGCTCGTCCTGGACGACGTCAGCCTCGATGTCGCTCCCGGCGAGTTCGTCACCATCCTGGGTGCCTCGGGGTGTGGCAAGTCCACGCTGCTGAACCTGGTCGCGGGTCTGGACAAGCCGTCCGCGGGGTCCATCGAGACCCCCGGCGGCCGTCCGGCGCTCATGTTCCAGGAGCACGCCCTCTTCCCGTGGCTGACCGCGGGCAAGAACATCGAACTCGCCCTGCGCCTGCGCGGGGTGGCCAAGGCCGACCGCCGTCCGGAGGCCGAGCGGCTGCTGGAGCTGGTCCGCCTGGGCGGCGCGTACGGCAAGCGCGTGCACGAACTGTCCGGCGGCATGCGCCAGCGCGTGGCCCTGGCCCGGGCGCTGGCCCAGGACAGCCGGCTGCTGCTGATGGACGAGCCGTTCGCCGCGCTCGACGCCATCACCCGGGACGTGCTGCACGGCGAGCTCACCCGCATCTGGGCGGAGACGGGACTGTCCGTCCTGTTCGTCACCCACAACGTGCGCGAGGCCGTCCGCCTCGCCCAGCGCGTGGTCCTGCTCTCCTCCCGGCCCGGCCGGGTCGCGAAGGAATGGACCGTGGACATCCCGCAGCCGCGCCGCATCGAGGACGCGGACGTCGCCGAGCTGTCCCTGGAGATCACTGAACACCTGCGTGGGGAGATCCGCCGCCATGGCCAGCACTGA